One Defluviitoga tunisiensis genomic window carries:
- a CDS encoding NAD(P)(+) transhydrogenase (Re/Si-specific) subunit beta, which yields MITIYTVVGLILTLGVLFGIKLLSSPKTAVLGNLIGSISMLCAIILTLAYNNILNVSLLWIALILGGIIGAILAIKVTMVQMPQMVALLNGLGGASSAIVALIILFNNYGDMNLVSRLSSSLALTIGAITFSGSLIAVAKLSGKMKQQPIVFKAHTLLNTISICFIIFSIIVVSLPNISRVVYFTFSIMIFLVSIFYGVAFSIRVGGADMPITISLLNSFSGLAASVAGFALYDPLLVVVGAIVGASGLILTQIMCNAMNRSLRDVITGRTIALNSDKIIEKGYANKEVAIKKSKSFNISESDDEQIKIIKSLISQILEEAQSVMIVPGYGMALAQAQYIIKELYDKFVSVGKEVNFAIHPVAGRMPGHMNVLLAEVGIPYDKLLELDESNAKLSKTDLVIVVGANDVINPAANTAEGTPIYGMPILEVKKAKNIFICNKDTKPGYAGVENPLYNDEHVILLLGDAKDSLKIIINSF from the coding sequence ATGATCACAATTTATACTGTTGTTGGCTTAATTTTAACTTTAGGAGTACTTTTCGGTATTAAATTGCTGAGTTCACCCAAAACAGCTGTTTTAGGTAACTTAATTGGCTCTATCTCGATGCTTTGCGCCATTATATTAACGTTGGCCTATAATAATATTTTAAATGTATCTTTATTATGGATAGCTTTAATACTAGGAGGAATAATAGGAGCTATTTTAGCAATAAAAGTAACTATGGTTCAAATGCCTCAAATGGTTGCTTTATTAAACGGTTTAGGAGGCGCTTCTTCAGCTATTGTCGCATTGATTATTCTTTTCAATAATTATGGTGATATGAATTTAGTCAGCAGATTATCATCTAGTTTAGCTTTAACGATAGGAGCAATTACTTTCAGTGGAAGTTTAATTGCGGTTGCAAAGCTTAGTGGAAAAATGAAACAACAACCAATAGTTTTTAAAGCTCATACCTTATTAAATACTATTTCTATATGTTTTATCATTTTTTCCATTATAGTTGTTTCTCTACCAAACATTTCTAGAGTAGTTTATTTTACTTTTTCAATAATGATTTTTTTAGTATCAATTTTTTATGGAGTGGCTTTTTCTATTCGAGTAGGCGGAGCCGATATGCCTATTACTATTTCATTACTTAACTCTTTTTCAGGATTAGCAGCCTCAGTAGCGGGTTTTGCCCTATATGATCCTCTTCTTGTAGTTGTTGGAGCAATAGTAGGCGCTTCTGGATTAATATTAACTCAAATTATGTGTAATGCAATGAATAGGAGTTTAAGAGATGTAATAACAGGAAGGACAATAGCTTTGAATTCTGATAAAATAATTGAAAAAGGCTATGCAAATAAAGAAGTTGCTATTAAAAAAAGCAAATCTTTTAACATATCTGAATCTGATGACGAGCAAATTAAAATCATAAAATCCTTAATTAGTCAAATATTAGAAGAAGCTCAGAGCGTAATGATAGTACCAGGATATGGAATGGCCCTAGCCCAGGCTCAATATATAATAAAAGAATTATATGATAAATTTGTTTCAGTCGGTAAGGAAGTAAACTTTGCAATTCATCCAGTTGCTGGAAGAATGCCTGGTCACATGAATGTACTATTGGCTGAAGTAGGAATTCCTTATGATAAATTATTAGAGTTAGACGAATCAAACGCTAAATTGTCGAAAACTGATTTAGTAATAGTAGTCGGTGCAAACGATGTTATCAATCCTGCGGCAAATACAGCAGAAGGAACACCTATTTACGGCATGCCTATTTTAGAAGTAAAAAAAGCAAAAAACATATTTATTTGTAATAAAGATACTAAGCCTGGTTATGCAGGAGTTGAAAATCCTCTTTATAATGATGAACATGTAATTTTATTATTAGGAGATGCCAAAGATTCTCTCAAAATAATTATTAATAGTTTCTGA
- a CDS encoding ABC transporter substrate-binding protein, whose protein sequence is MKKSVFILLIGLLSVFAFSQVKNPDMIFDATLSEPDTLDIHHAYDTASAEVIFNVYDNLIAYDGGSMTDFVPMISTVVPSVENGYLRDDGTTYVFPIRKGVKFQNGNDLTPEDVEYTFERGILYDPAAGPMWMIIEPIFGAVSVRDLVEEYIGVSWDKIFDSNMNPISKEYETALINFYHEVVDPSIEVVGDEVHIHLVRPYAPFLNIIASGGGWGAILDKEYSVQLGLWDGKAEGWWKYHGWTKEQSPLFDHAMGSGPYKLVEWDHAQQRIVLERFDGYWKGPAPVKTVVIQGIDEWSTRRAMLEKGDADIIDCPVQYLDVVKSMQGVEVLEGLPTVQITSMGFNWEIKSESPYIGSGQLDGNGIPTNFFEDVNVRLGFAYAFDYEGMIKEILKGLGIHVPTALPEGFLGFDGTLPKYTLDLEKAENYFRRAFRGRLWQQGFKMDVLYNIGNEERRVAAEILRDNLAKINPKFQVEVRGVQWPTYLDARENMILPVYIIGWLADFPDPHNFIFTYYHSQGDYGHYYGTKFEEFATQPIPEFGGKSLNKMIEDASLETDPVKREQMYIDIQKFVIDYALTLPLYQPLAIRVHRDWLKGYVYNPIWPGDYYYIYSK, encoded by the coding sequence ATGAAAAAGTCTGTTTTTATTTTGTTAATAGGGTTATTGTCAGTTTTTGCTTTTTCACAAGTAAAGAATCCCGATATGATTTTTGATGCAACTTTATCGGAACCAGACACATTAGATATACATCATGCTTATGATACAGCGAGCGCAGAGGTTATTTTTAATGTATATGATAACCTTATAGCTTATGATGGTGGAAGCATGACTGACTTTGTTCCTATGATTTCAACAGTTGTTCCAAGTGTAGAAAATGGTTATCTCAGAGATGATGGAACAACTTACGTATTTCCAATTAGAAAAGGTGTAAAGTTTCAAAACGGAAATGATCTAACCCCAGAAGATGTCGAGTACACTTTTGAAAGAGGAATTTTATATGATCCAGCAGCTGGGCCAATGTGGATGATAATAGAACCAATATTTGGAGCAGTTTCTGTTAGGGATCTCGTGGAAGAATATATAGGAGTTTCTTGGGATAAAATATTTGACAGTAATATGAATCCGATTTCAAAGGAATATGAAACTGCTCTTATTAACTTTTATCATGAGGTAGTAGATCCTTCGATAGAGGTTGTTGGAGACGAAGTTCATATTCATTTGGTGAGACCATATGCGCCTTTCCTTAATATTATTGCTAGTGGTGGAGGTTGGGGTGCAATACTAGATAAAGAATATTCCGTACAATTAGGATTATGGGATGGCAAAGCAGAAGGTTGGTGGAAATATCACGGCTGGACAAAAGAACAATCACCATTGTTTGATCATGCTATGGGAAGCGGGCCATATAAACTTGTTGAATGGGATCATGCCCAGCAAAGAATTGTTCTAGAAAGATTTGATGGATATTGGAAGGGTCCAGCACCTGTTAAGACAGTAGTTATTCAAGGAATAGATGAATGGTCTACAAGAAGAGCTATGCTTGAAAAAGGAGATGCAGATATAATTGACTGTCCAGTACAATATTTAGATGTAGTTAAATCTATGCAAGGTGTTGAAGTGCTAGAAGGTCTTCCAACGGTTCAAATAACATCTATGGGATTTAACTGGGAAATAAAGTCAGAATCTCCATATATTGGTAGCGGACAATTAGATGGTAATGGTATACCTACTAACTTCTTTGAAGATGTAAATGTTAGATTAGGCTTTGCCTATGCCTTTGATTATGAAGGTATGATTAAAGAGATACTAAAAGGGTTAGGTATTCATGTTCCTACTGCATTACCAGAAGGATTTTTAGGATTTGATGGTACTCTTCCAAAATATACTTTAGATCTTGAGAAGGCCGAAAATTATTTTAGAAGAGCTTTTAGAGGAAGATTATGGCAGCAGGGATTTAAGATGGATGTTCTCTATAATATTGGAAACGAAGAAAGAAGAGTTGCAGCAGAAATTTTAAGAGATAATTTAGCAAAGATTAATCCTAAATTTCAGGTAGAAGTTAGAGGAGTTCAGTGGCCAACATACTTAGATGCAAGAGAAAATATGATTCTTCCTGTGTATATTATTGGTTGGCTAGCAGATTTTCCTGATCCTCATAACTTTATTTTCACTTATTATCACAGTCAAGGTGATTATGGACATTATTATGGTACAAAGTTTGAAGAATTTGCAACACAACCAATACCAGAATTTGGTGGAAAATCTTTGAATAAAATGATAGAAGATGCATCTTTAGAAACGGATCCTGTTAAGAGAGAGCAAATGTATATAGATATTCAGAAGTTTGTTATTGATTATGCTTTAACATTGCCGTTGTATCAACCATTGGCTATACGAGTTCATAGAGATTGGTTAAAAGGATATGTGTACAACCCAATTTGGCCAGGAGATTATTATTATATATATTCTAAATAA